The Pseudomonas fluorescens nucleotide sequence CGAGGTGATTCGCGTGCTGGCGGCGGCCGAGCAGGTGTCCAGCGTGCGCTGCGCCGATCCGCTGTTGCTGACCCGCGCCGCCTATCACCTGGGCAACCGCCATGTACCGCTGCAGATCGAGGCCGGCCTGGTGCGTTATCAGCACGACCATGTGCTCGACGAGATGGTCCGCGGCCTGGGCCTGGAGGTGACGGTCGAGCAGGCGCCGTTCGAGCCTGAAGCCGGTGCCTACCAGAGTGCACCTCACAGCCACAGCCACAGCGACCACCTGTTCGTGCGCGTCGCTCAGCACTGATTTTTGATAAGGAGATTGCCCGATGAAAAAGCTCATTACCCTCACACTGCTGCTGGTTGCGCTTCCGGCCTTGGCCCACCCCGGCCATGACGCCAACCCGCTGCAGGACGGTTTGCTGCACCCGCTGACCGGCCTCGATCACTTGCTCATGCTGCTTGGCACCGGTGTGCTCGCGGCCCTGACCGGGCGTACCCTGGTGCTGCCATTGCTGACCTTGGGCGCGATGTTCGGCGGCGCGCTGCTGGGCCACCTGTTCGGCGGGGTGATCGGCATGGAACAGATGATCATCGGCTCGCTGCTGGTGGCCGCCGCCGCGCTGCTGTTGCCCAGCCGCCAGCTGTTGCTGGCCCTGGCCATGCCGCTGTTTGCGCTGTTCCACGGTTGGGCCCACGGCGTTGAAGCCAGCCCGGGCGCGTTCTGGGTATTCAGTGCAGGTTTCGTCACCGTCAGTGGCCTGCTGTTGCTGGCAGGCTTTGCCGTCGGTTGCCTGGTGCGTCGGCACCAGGGCTTGCAGAAAGCCTTCGGTGGCGGCCTGTTGGCCGGCGCCGCGCTGGTGCTGGCGGGCTGATGAGTCGCGACCTGAAACTGCTGCGTTTGCTGCAACTGGCCAGCCCGAGCCTGCCGGTGGGTGGTTTCACCTATTCGCAAGGGCTGGAGTGGGCGGTGGAGGCCGGCTGGGTGCAGGGCGCCGAAGGCTTTCGCGCCTGGCAACGCCAGCAGATCGACGACACCCTGTGCCGCCTCGACTGGCCGTTGCTGGCGCGGCTGTACCAGGCCTGCCTGGAGGATGACGCCGAGGCGTTTGCGCGCTGGAGCCGGTTTTTGCTGGCCAACCGCGAAACCGCCGAACTGCGCCTGGAAGAACGCCAGCGCGGCATGGCCCTGACCCGGTTGCTCGACGGCTGGCAACTGGGCCAGGCGCCCGAATGGCGCGCCTCGCTTGAGCTCAGCCAGCTCGGTGGCATGGCCTGGCTGGCGGTGCACTGGGGTATCCCGCTGGCTGATCTGGCCCTCGCGCACGGCTATGCCTGGCTTGAAGGCGCGGTGATGGCCGGGGTCAAGCTGGTGCCGTTCGGCCAGCAAGCGGCGCAGACCCTGCTGCGTGACTTGAGCGTAGCCTTGCCCGCTGTCCTGGCAACTGCCCTGGCCCTTGACGATGACCAGCTCGGCGGCGGCCTGCCGTTGCTGGCGATCGCTTCGGCGCGCCACGAAACCCAATACACCCGATTGTTCCGATCCTGAGGAAACCCCCATGCAAAGCTATCAGCAACCCCTGCGCGTTGGTGTCGGCGGCCCGGTCGGCTCCGGCAAGACCGCGCTGCTCGAAGCGCTGTGCAAGGCCATGCGCGACCATTATGAAATCGCCGTGGTGACCAACGACATCTACACCAAGGAAGACCAGCGCATCCTCACCGAAGCTGGCGCCCTGGCCCCCGAGCGCATCGTCGGGGTGGAAACCGGCGGTTGCCCGCATACCGCGATCCGCGAAGATGCCTCGATGAACCTGGCAGCGGTGGAAGAACTGGCGCGCACGTTCGGCAACCTCGAAGTGATTTTCGTCGAGAGCGGCGGCGACAACCTCAGCGCCACGTTCAGCCCGGAACTGGCCGACCTCACCGTCTACGTGATCGACGTTGCCGAGGGCGAGAAAATTCCGCGCAAGGGCGGGCCGGGCATTACCAAGTCGGATTTTCTGGTGATCAACAAGATCGACCTGGCGCCTTACGTCGGTGCTTCGCTGCAGGTGATGGAAAAGGACACCCAGCGCATGCGCCCGGAACGGCCCTGGACCTTCACCAACCTCAAGACCGGGCAGGGCTTGCAGCGGGTGATCGATTTCATTGTCGAGCGGGGGATGCTCAAGGTGCGGTGATCTTCAAAAGCATCGCGGGTCAAGTCGAGGCGTCGCAGCGCCGCTCCCACAGGATTGCGCGGACATTGGGGGAGCTGGCTTGCCAGCGATTCTGTCCCTGCGGTTTCGAACTTTATTTACGCCCCCAGAACGGCAACAACATCCCCACCCGCCGCTGATACTGCCGATACTGCTCGCCAAACAGCTGGTGCAAATCCTTCTCCTCCAGCAGCGTGCCGATCAGGATGTACAAGGTGCTGACCGTGGCAAACAGCAGATGCCCGACGGTCATGTGCGGCGTCGCCCAGAAGGTCATGACAAACCCCAGGTACAGCGGGTGGCGCACCAGCTGGTACAGCCAGGGTGTCTTGAAGGCGAAGGCTTCTGCGCGGTGCGGGCGAAAAGGGTCCAGGGCCTGCTTGAGGCCGAACAGTTCGAAGTGACTGAGGAGGAAGGTGGCCAGCAGGACGATGATCCAGCCCAGCCAGTAAAGGCCGTTGATCAGCCCCTGGGCAGGTTGGGCCTGGACATCCCACAAGGTTAGCGGGATGGGCTGCCAGAGCAGGAACATCAGGCTCAGCGCCAGGCTGCTGAACAGCACGTAGGTGGCCCTTTCGATTGGCGCCGGTACCCACTGCAACCAGAACCGCTTGAAGCCCTTGCGCGCCATGCCGCTGTGCTGCAGGGCGAACAGGCTGATCAGCAGCACGTCGATCGCCACCGCGAAGTACCACGCGGTCGACGGCCCTGAGTTGATGTCCTTGAGAACCTGCGGGGGGCCGATAAAGCCCACGAAGTACACCAGCACCAGCATGGAAAACAGGTAACAGACCAGGCTATAGAGCAAACCGAGGCATTTGCGCAGCAGGGATGTCTCGTCCATGAGGGGCTCCTTTCAGTCAGCACCTGAACGTCCTGCTCAGGTGGCTGGCAATGGCTGAACCCTTAACCCTAGACCAGTAAAACTGCCGCCAAGCCAAGTGGGGCAATCAGCCGCTGCTCAACTTTGCGCGGCGAGCCTGCTAGAGTCGCCACCCCCAACGACTCGAATCCATGCAGGAGGCAACTTTGATGATGTGCAGTCAGTGCGGCAAGGACCACGCCGATGACCTGGGTGAACTGGCATTCCGGCGTCCGGATGCGTTGTTCGCACTTAGCGCCGAGGAGCGTGAGAGCAAGGTCAGGGAAAGCAACGACTGGTGTGTGATCGCCGGCGAGCGGTTTTTCTTGCGCGCGCTGTTGCCGCTGGCCGTGGCGCAACTGGACGATAGCTACTGCATCGGTATCTGGGTCGAGCTGCAGCCGAGGGATTTCGAGCGGGTTTGCGAGCTCTGGAGCGATGAGCAGCAGGCCGCCGAGCCGCCGTTTGCCGTACGCCTGGCCAACAGCATTGCCAACCTGCCAGAAACCGTCGGGCTTGAAGGCCTGCTGCAATTGAGCGGGCCGACGTCGCGCCCCAGCGTGACCCTGACCGCCAGCAGCCACCCGTTGGCGATGGAACAGGCCAACGGGATTTCCCTGCACCGCGCGCATGAGTACAGCGTGGTATTTGCCTGAAGGGCTCAGGTTTTTGCGTGGCCCTAGATATCAGGTCCATAGTGCACCCCCAGCCACACCGTGGCCTGGCTGCTGTCGGTCCACTCGACCCGATGCCGGCAGTGCGCCGGGA carries:
- the mddA gene encoding methanethiol S-methyltransferase → MDETSLLRKCLGLLYSLVCYLFSMLVLVYFVGFIGPPQVLKDINSGPSTAWYFAVAIDVLLISLFALQHSGMARKGFKRFWLQWVPAPIERATYVLFSSLALSLMFLLWQPIPLTLWDVQAQPAQGLINGLYWLGWIIVLLATFLLSHFELFGLKQALDPFRPHRAEAFAFKTPWLYQLVRHPLYLGFVMTFWATPHMTVGHLLFATVSTLYILIGTLLEEKDLHQLFGEQYRQYQRRVGMLLPFWGRK
- the ureE gene encoding urease accessory protein UreE, whose protein sequence is MILLTRRLSDAATVSGTVTLTVDTRIKSRVRVTLDDGREAGLMLERGQLLRGGELLGEEQGGEVIRVLAAAEQVSSVRCADPLLLTRAAYHLGNRHVPLQIEAGLVRYQHDHVLDEMVRGLGLEVTVEQAPFEPEAGAYQSAPHSHSHSDHLFVRVAQH
- a CDS encoding urease accessory protein UreF, producing the protein MSRDLKLLRLLQLASPSLPVGGFTYSQGLEWAVEAGWVQGAEGFRAWQRQQIDDTLCRLDWPLLARLYQACLEDDAEAFARWSRFLLANRETAELRLEERQRGMALTRLLDGWQLGQAPEWRASLELSQLGGMAWLAVHWGIPLADLALAHGYAWLEGAVMAGVKLVPFGQQAAQTLLRDLSVALPAVLATALALDDDQLGGGLPLLAIASARHETQYTRLFRS
- a CDS encoding DUF2199 domain-containing protein, with the translated sequence MMCSQCGKDHADDLGELAFRRPDALFALSAEERESKVRESNDWCVIAGERFFLRALLPLAVAQLDDSYCIGIWVELQPRDFERVCELWSDEQQAAEPPFAVRLANSIANLPETVGLEGLLQLSGPTSRPSVTLTASSHPLAMEQANGISLHRAHEYSVVFA
- the ureG gene encoding urease accessory protein UreG → MQSYQQPLRVGVGGPVGSGKTALLEALCKAMRDHYEIAVVTNDIYTKEDQRILTEAGALAPERIVGVETGGCPHTAIREDASMNLAAVEELARTFGNLEVIFVESGGDNLSATFSPELADLTVYVIDVAEGEKIPRKGGPGITKSDFLVINKIDLAPYVGASLQVMEKDTQRMRPERPWTFTNLKTGQGLQRVIDFIVERGMLKVR
- a CDS encoding HupE/UreJ family protein; the protein is MKKLITLTLLLVALPALAHPGHDANPLQDGLLHPLTGLDHLLMLLGTGVLAALTGRTLVLPLLTLGAMFGGALLGHLFGGVIGMEQMIIGSLLVAAAALLLPSRQLLLALAMPLFALFHGWAHGVEASPGAFWVFSAGFVTVSGLLLLAGFAVGCLVRRHQGLQKAFGGGLLAGAALVLAG